The Hymenobacter sp. 5317J-9 genome has a window encoding:
- a CDS encoding endonuclease domain-containing protein: protein MDSYHNLPQKKDDRRTLRSALTPAEATLWKSLKGGQLAGRKFRRQHSVGSYVLDFYCPEERLAVELDGAGHYTVAGNAHDTTRTHYLNTLGIQVIRFENKLIWSALESVLQSIRNKFHTA from the coding sequence ATGGACAGCTACCACAACCTTCCGCAGAAAAAAGATGACCGGCGCACCTTGCGCAGTGCGCTTACGCCGGCTGAAGCCACGTTGTGGAAGTCCTTGAAAGGCGGCCAACTTGCCGGCCGCAAGTTCCGCCGCCAGCACAGTGTTGGTAGTTATGTGCTGGACTTCTACTGTCCCGAAGAACGATTAGCCGTGGAACTTGACGGCGCCGGCCACTACACAGTGGCCGGCAATGCTCACGATACCACCCGCACCCATTATCTCAATACGCTCGGTATTCAGGTAATCCGCTTTGAGAATAAATTGATTTGGTCTGCGCTGGAAAGCGTGTTGCAGTCCATCAGAAATAAATTTCATACTGCTTGA
- a CDS encoding VWA domain-containing protein, translating into MLLLSFTAHAQNAAPEKPKVTRILFLLDASGSMMAPWEGQPRWAVAKRMLSKMVDSLNAYPNLELGLRVYGHQFPNADKNCQDSKLEVPFAPRNAKAIKDKLTTLKAQGNTPITYSLEQSANDFPTDKSSRNVLLLITDGLESCNRDPCAASIALQRKHVFLKPFVIGIGAERDFGKQLECLGQYYNAAEVKTFRTVMDDVIAQTLSKTTVSVNLTDANGRPVETNVNMTFVNNVTEQPEYNYVHYRDAQGKPDVLDIDALQSYDLVINTVPPVRQANLPIKPGKANVFTFKTPQGTLWLQNPPLTPNPYGTVRALVRSQAGATVTAGNFGTRQKLLAGNYEVEALTLPRTVRRITIKQGQEYTFTYDSPGTLNITSDLKGYGSIYQLNDDESQTWIYDLPYGGSSKVNLPMQPGAYRLVFRTTTSTASKFTDVRNFTIRSGQTTSVAIFGK; encoded by the coding sequence TTGCTTCTTCTGAGCTTCACCGCCCACGCCCAAAACGCTGCGCCCGAGAAGCCCAAAGTCACGCGCATTCTTTTCCTGCTCGATGCTTCGGGTTCGATGATGGCGCCCTGGGAAGGCCAGCCGCGCTGGGCCGTGGCCAAACGCATGCTGAGTAAAATGGTCGACTCGCTCAACGCCTACCCCAACCTGGAGTTGGGCCTGCGCGTGTACGGCCATCAGTTTCCGAACGCCGACAAAAACTGCCAGGACTCCAAGCTGGAAGTGCCGTTTGCGCCGCGCAACGCCAAGGCTATCAAGGACAAGCTAACCACGCTGAAGGCGCAGGGCAACACGCCCATCACGTACTCGCTGGAGCAGTCGGCCAACGACTTTCCGACGGATAAGTCGTCGCGCAACGTGTTGTTGCTTATTACCGACGGCCTCGAATCGTGTAACCGCGACCCCTGCGCGGCTTCCATTGCCTTGCAGCGCAAGCACGTGTTCCTCAAGCCCTTTGTCATCGGCATCGGGGCCGAGCGGGATTTTGGCAAGCAGCTCGAATGCCTGGGCCAGTACTACAACGCCGCTGAGGTGAAAACCTTCCGCACGGTGATGGACGACGTCATTGCCCAAACGCTGAGCAAAACTACCGTCTCCGTCAACCTGACCGACGCCAACGGCCGCCCCGTGGAAACGAACGTGAACATGACCTTCGTGAACAACGTGACCGAGCAGCCGGAGTACAACTACGTGCACTACCGCGACGCCCAGGGTAAGCCCGATGTGCTCGACATCGACGCCCTGCAGAGCTACGACTTGGTGATAAACACGGTGCCGCCCGTGCGCCAGGCCAACCTGCCCATTAAGCCTGGTAAGGCCAACGTCTTCACCTTCAAAACACCGCAGGGCACGCTGTGGCTGCAAAACCCGCCGCTCACGCCCAACCCCTACGGCACCGTGCGGGCGCTGGTGCGCAGCCAGGCGGGCGCCACCGTCACGGCCGGTAACTTCGGCACCCGCCAGAAGCTGCTGGCCGGCAACTACGAGGTAGAGGCTCTGACCTTGCCGCGCACCGTGCGCCGCATCACCATCAAGCAAGGCCAGGAATACACGTTCACTTATGACTCGCCGGGCACGCTCAACATCACGTCCGACTTAAAAGGCTACGGCAGCATCTACCAGCTCAACGACGACGAGTCGCAGACCTGGATTTATGACCTGCCCTACGGCGGCAGCAGCAAAGTGAACCTGCCCATGCAGCCGGGCGCTTACCGTCTGGTGTTCCGCACCACCACCAGCACCGCCAGCAAGTTTACCGACGTGCGCAACTTCACCATCCGCAGCGGGCAAACGACGTCGGTGGCCATTTTTGGAAAATGA
- the bcp gene encoding thioredoxin-dependent thiol peroxidase has protein sequence MPLEPGQPAPDFTAQDQDGNTVSLHDYRGQKVALYFYPKDDTPGCTAQACNLRDHQEELEAQNIQVIGVSIDGEAAHKKFALKYDLPFPLLVDTEKKIVQDYGVWQEKKNYGKTYMGTVRTTFLIDENGVIEKVIKKVDTKEHTAQLL, from the coding sequence ATGCCCCTCGAACCCGGCCAACCCGCTCCCGATTTCACCGCCCAGGACCAGGACGGCAACACCGTCAGCCTGCACGATTACCGCGGCCAGAAAGTGGCCCTCTATTTCTATCCCAAAGATGACACGCCCGGCTGCACCGCCCAGGCCTGCAACCTGCGCGACCACCAGGAAGAGCTCGAAGCCCAGAACATTCAGGTCATCGGCGTGAGCATCGACGGCGAGGCCGCCCACAAGAAATTCGCCCTCAAGTACGACCTGCCCTTCCCGCTGCTGGTCGATACGGAGAAGAAAATTGTGCAGGACTACGGCGTGTGGCAGGAAAAGAAAAATTACGGCAAAACATACATGGGTACCGTGCGCACCACGTTTCTGATTGACGAAAATGGCGTAATTGAGAAGGTTATCAAGAAGGTAGATACCAAGGAGCACACGGCGCAGCTGCTGTAA
- a CDS encoding peptidoglycan DD-metalloendopeptidase family protein: MKNKAKLITGVALALAAGMAGRVGGQEADTAERSRSTVSELLKAGRPTVAPGYFMFPIAPGKPNFLAGSMGELRPNHFHGGLDIKTGGGVNQPVYAAADGYVSRLKQSSFGYGNVLYITHPNGTTTVYGHLNEFKGAFAAELLRRQYDKQSYELEAFFEKDKYPVKRGELVALSGNTGGSAGPHLHWEVRDAQDRQYNPLQWGGFPEIQDHVAPQLQAFALEPLGIEARVKKVFAKAVFVPKVLPGPGVATTWADTISAFGTVGLLVQGFDRFDNAWNKNGIQRVTMTVNGQPFYEHNIDAVPFPTGTRQVGNFVDFLYQNTQGRTLQKLWVDDGNDLAMYTTGPSKGRLNVEAGKLYNIDITLADSYNNQTPVHLVVRGEQPEYFKTRSAAVKKTALRFEVTRNLLKAVVADPSADSVAANLTLLRGNRRLEIRPSYTQNSENVYLYDLRAGLPDSIRFGNITKKFDRQVMIPAGKETSYATNALTLVFGPETLFGNLYLSTSFKPEPTGSGFWTVGSPLQPLYHTATLTLKPATPPADPARTAIYAATAKGGKAYVGGKWDDRGQITAQIRQFASYRILRDTTAPRGSLIGRAGGQLSFSVGDDMSGLASYRLLIGGKFRMLRYEHKKALLFTVASDTLGPRLHGPAELRLTDQAGNERVIPLSL; encoded by the coding sequence TTGAAGAATAAAGCGAAGTTGATAACCGGTGTGGCGCTGGCCCTTGCGGCTGGCATGGCCGGCCGGGTAGGAGGGCAGGAAGCCGACACCGCCGAGCGTAGCCGCAGCACCGTGAGCGAACTGCTGAAAGCCGGCCGGCCCACCGTGGCGCCGGGCTATTTTATGTTTCCCATTGCGCCGGGCAAGCCCAATTTTTTGGCCGGCAGCATGGGCGAGCTGCGGCCCAACCACTTCCACGGCGGCCTCGACATCAAGACCGGCGGCGGGGTGAACCAGCCCGTGTACGCCGCCGCCGATGGCTACGTGTCGCGCCTGAAACAGTCGTCGTTTGGCTACGGCAACGTGCTCTACATCACGCACCCAAATGGCACGACCACCGTGTACGGGCACCTGAATGAGTTTAAGGGCGCCTTTGCGGCTGAGCTGCTGCGCCGCCAATATGATAAGCAGAGCTACGAGCTGGAAGCCTTTTTTGAAAAGGACAAATACCCCGTGAAGCGGGGCGAGCTGGTGGCCCTGAGCGGCAACACGGGCGGCTCGGCGGGCCCGCACCTGCACTGGGAAGTGCGCGACGCCCAGGACCGGCAATATAACCCCTTGCAGTGGGGCGGCTTCCCCGAAATTCAGGACCACGTGGCGCCTCAGCTCCAAGCCTTTGCGCTGGAGCCGCTGGGCATTGAGGCGCGGGTGAAGAAGGTGTTTGCCAAGGCCGTGTTTGTGCCCAAAGTGCTGCCTGGGCCCGGCGTGGCCACCACCTGGGCCGATACCATCAGCGCCTTTGGCACGGTGGGGCTGCTGGTGCAGGGCTTCGATAGGTTCGACAATGCCTGGAACAAGAACGGCATTCAGCGCGTGACCATGACGGTGAACGGGCAGCCCTTCTACGAGCACAACATCGACGCCGTGCCCTTCCCGACGGGCACGCGGCAGGTGGGCAACTTCGTCGATTTCCTATACCAAAACACCCAGGGCCGCACCCTGCAAAAGCTGTGGGTGGACGACGGCAACGACCTGGCCATGTACACCACCGGCCCCAGCAAGGGCCGCCTGAACGTAGAAGCTGGCAAGCTCTACAACATCGACATCACGCTGGCTGACTCCTACAACAACCAGACGCCCGTGCATCTGGTAGTGCGCGGCGAGCAGCCCGAATACTTCAAAACTCGCTCGGCAGCCGTGAAGAAAACGGCCCTGCGCTTTGAAGTGACGCGCAACCTGCTGAAGGCCGTGGTGGCCGACCCCAGCGCCGATTCCGTGGCCGCCAACCTGACGTTGCTGCGCGGCAACCGCCGCCTCGAAATCCGGCCCAGCTACACGCAGAACAGCGAAAACGTGTACCTCTACGACCTGCGCGCCGGCCTGCCCGATTCCATTCGCTTCGGCAACATTACCAAGAAATTCGACCGCCAGGTGATGATTCCGGCGGGCAAGGAAACCAGCTACGCCACCAATGCCCTCACCCTCGTGTTCGGCCCCGAAACGCTGTTTGGCAACCTTTACCTGAGCACGTCCTTCAAGCCCGAGCCCACCGGCAGCGGCTTCTGGACGGTGGGCTCGCCGCTGCAGCCCCTCTACCACACGGCTACCCTCACCCTCAAGCCCGCCACCCCGCCCGCCGACCCGGCGCGCACGGCTATCTACGCGGCCACGGCCAAAGGCGGCAAGGCCTACGTGGGCGGCAAATGGGACGACCGGGGCCAGATTACGGCCCAAATCCGTCAGTTTGCCTCTTACCGCATTCTGCGCGACACCACTGCGCCGCGCGGCAGCCTGATTGGGCGCGCGGGCGGGCAGCTCTCGTTTTCGGTGGGCGACGACATGTCGGGCCTGGCCAGCTACCGTTTGCTCATCGGCGGCAAGTTCCGGATGCTGCGCTACGAGCACAAGAAGGCCCTGCTCTTCACCGTGGCTTCCGACACCTTGGGCCCGCGCCTGCATGGCCCCGCCGAGCTGCGCCTCACCGACCAGGCCGGCAACGAGCGAGTGATTCCGCTGAGCTTGTAG
- a CDS encoding fumarylacetoacetate hydrolase family protein — MKIICIGRNYADHIAELHNEVPSAPVIFLKPETALLQRGQPFFLPEFSQDIHHELELVLRVSKNGRHIEEQFAHTYFDAIGLGIDFTARDLQSELKKKGLPWELAKAFDGSAPISPTFKPVSEFADLANINFHLEVNGETRQTGNSSLMLHPFAKIISFVSKYISLKMGDLIFTGTPAGVAAVKMGDQLTGYLDGEKLLELNVR; from the coding sequence ATGAAAATCATTTGCATCGGCCGCAACTACGCCGACCACATCGCCGAGCTGCACAACGAAGTGCCCAGCGCGCCCGTCATTTTCCTCAAGCCCGAAACGGCGCTGCTTCAGCGTGGCCAGCCGTTTTTCTTGCCCGAGTTCTCGCAGGACATTCACCACGAGCTGGAGCTGGTGCTGCGCGTGAGCAAAAACGGCCGCCACATCGAGGAGCAGTTTGCGCACACGTATTTCGACGCCATCGGCCTCGGCATTGACTTCACGGCCCGCGACCTGCAGAGCGAGCTCAAGAAAAAGGGCCTGCCCTGGGAGCTGGCCAAAGCCTTCGACGGCTCGGCCCCGATTTCGCCCACCTTCAAGCCCGTGAGCGAGTTCGCCGACCTGGCCAACATCAACTTCCACCTCGAAGTGAACGGCGAAACCCGCCAAACCGGCAATTCGAGCCTGATGCTGCACCCGTTTGCCAAAATCATCAGCTTCGTGTCGAAATATATCTCGCTGAAAATGGGCGACTTGATTTTTACCGGCACCCCCGCCGGCGTGGCCGCCGTAAAGATGGGCGACCAGCTGACCGGCTACCTGGATGGGGAGAAGCTGCTGGAGCTGAACGTGCGGTAG
- a CDS encoding M48 family metallopeptidase codes for MLKKLTLVASLAFVAACSTVPITGRRQLSLVSDTEINTLAAQQYREVIAKGPLSTNSQDVALVRRVGQRIQSAVETYFRQQNASDQLAGYQWEFNVIQDKQENAWCMPGGKVAVYTGILPITQDENGLAVVMAHEIAHAVAKHGSERMSQGLVQQLGGQALSAALSTNAPATQQLALQAFGVGSQIGLLKYGRNQESEADHLGLIFMAMAGYNPDGAITFWQRMDARENAASPPEFLSTHPSNGTRIADIQRELPEARKYYAAR; via the coding sequence ATGCTCAAAAAACTCACCCTCGTTGCCAGCCTGGCCTTCGTGGCCGCCTGCTCCACGGTGCCCATCACGGGACGCCGCCAGCTCAGCCTCGTGAGCGACACCGAAATCAACACCCTGGCCGCCCAGCAATACCGCGAGGTGATTGCCAAAGGCCCGCTGTCCACCAACTCGCAGGACGTGGCGCTGGTGCGCCGCGTGGGCCAGCGCATTCAGAGCGCCGTGGAAACCTACTTCCGCCAGCAAAACGCCTCCGACCAGCTGGCCGGCTACCAGTGGGAATTCAACGTGATTCAGGACAAGCAGGAAAATGCCTGGTGTATGCCCGGCGGCAAAGTGGCCGTGTACACCGGCATTCTGCCCATCACGCAGGACGAAAACGGCCTGGCCGTGGTGATGGCGCACGAAATTGCGCACGCCGTGGCCAAGCACGGCTCCGAGCGCATGAGCCAGGGCTTGGTGCAGCAATTGGGCGGACAGGCCCTGTCGGCGGCCCTCTCTACCAACGCCCCGGCCACCCAGCAGCTTGCGCTGCAGGCATTTGGCGTGGGCTCGCAGATTGGCCTGTTGAAATATGGCCGCAACCAGGAGTCGGAAGCCGACCACCTGGGCCTGATTTTCATGGCCATGGCCGGCTACAATCCCGACGGCGCCATCACCTTCTGGCAGCGCATGGATGCCCGCGAAAACGCCGCTTCGCCGCCCGAATTCCTTTCCACTCACCCCTCCAACGGCACCCGCATCGCCGACATCCAACGCGAATTGCCGGAAGCCCGTAAGTACTACGCAGCCCGCTAG